A single genomic interval of Deltaproteobacteria bacterium harbors:
- a CDS encoding type II toxin-antitoxin system VapC family toxin yields the protein MTTSYLFDSHALLAFFQKEEGAEVVAKILRWSRRKQLDQLLSVINLGEIIYMIKRRFGDQKKVEILGRVYQLGLKILPVPDSLVYRAAELKAEFPLSYADCFALACAIEHSATLVTGDPEFKHVGHLVHIDWIR from the coding sequence ATGACAACCAGTTACCTGTTCGATAGTCATGCCCTTCTGGCGTTTTTCCAAAAGGAAGAAGGCGCGGAGGTCGTGGCCAAGATCTTGCGATGGTCACGGAGGAAGCAACTGGATCAACTTTTGAGCGTGATAAATCTTGGCGAAATCATCTATATGATCAAGAGGCGATTTGGTGATCAGAAAAAAGTGGAAATCCTCGGCCGTGTTTATCAGTTGGGTTTGAAGATTCTTCCTGTTCCTGACTCTCTTGTATACAGGGCAGCCGAACTCAAGGCGGAATTTCCTCTCTCATATGCCGATTGTTTTGCTCTCGCATGTGCCATTGAGCATTCCGCCACTCTGGTAACAGGTGATCCTGAATTCAAACATGTAGGCCATCTGGTTCACATTGACTGGATTCGCTGA
- a CDS encoding AbrB/MazE/SpoVT family DNA-binding domain-containing protein codes for MHRVKVLAKGQLVIPAAIRKKYGIQPGTEIEIFEYDNIIYLMPPAKDPVEAAMGCLPPTPSLSEELLRERRKDFVE; via the coding sequence ATGCATCGTGTAAAAGTATTGGCCAAGGGACAGTTAGTAATCCCGGCAGCAATAAGAAAAAAATATGGCATTCAGCCCGGCACTGAAATCGAGATTTTTGAGTACGACAACATTATCTATCTCATGCCCCCGGCCAAAGATCCTGTAGAAGCGGCTATGGGCTGTCTTCCCCCAACTCCATCATTATCTGAAGAACTACTGAGAGAACGGAGGAAGGACTTTGTAGAATGA